In Vigna radiata var. radiata cultivar VC1973A chromosome 3, Vradiata_ver6, whole genome shotgun sequence, the following proteins share a genomic window:
- the LOC106756888 gene encoding cytochrome P450 93A3, which translates to MADYQHYILLFITFLVSAIVVRAIFSRKQNKTNNRPPSPQALPIIGHLHLLAPIPHQALHKLSTRYGPIMHLFLGSVPCVVASTPEAAREFLKTHETRFSNRPQSSAVDFLTYGSQDFSFAPYGPYWKFMKKICMSELLGGSTLSQLLPVRRQETIRFLRLMLKKGKAGEAVDVGGELLRLSNNVVSRMIMSQTCSEDDSEAEEVRKLVQDTVLLTGKFNVSDFVWFFKNWDVQGFGKRLKEIRDRFDTMMERVIKEHQEERKKRKEVGSGRDDDHIKDLLDVLLDVHEDENSDIKLTKENIKAFILDVFMAGTDTAALTIVWALAELINHPDVMERARQEIDGVIGSGRLVEESDFVNLPYLQAIVKETLRIHPTGPLIVRESSESCNIWGYEIPPKTQLFVNVWAIGRDPNHWENPLEFRPERFLSEEGSGKSPLDVRGQYFHLIPFGSGRRGCPGTSLALQVVQTNLAAMIQCFRWKVKGENESVDMEEKPGLTLSRAHPLLCVPVPRLNPFPPLSYSSP; encoded by the exons ATGGCTGATTACCAACACTACATCCTTCTTTTCATCACATTTTTAGTCTCCGCAATCGTGGTTCGAGCCATATTCAgcagaaaacaaaacaagactAATAATAGACCACCAAGTCCGCAAGCCTTACCCATCATTGGACATCTCCACCTTCTGGCTCCAATACCTCACCAGGCTCTTCACAAGCTCTCTACTCGCTATGGTCCCATAATGCACCTTTTCCTTGGTTCCGTGCCTTGTGTAGTCGCTTCCACGCCAGAAGCTGCCAGAGAATTCCTAAAAACTCACGAAACCCGTTTCTCCAACCGCCCGCAAAGTTCTGCAGTTGATTTTCTGACATACGGCTCCCAGGACTTCTCTTTTGCGCCATATGGACCTTATTGGAAGTTCATGAAGAAAATATGCATGTCTGAACTTCTGGGGGGTTCCACGTTAAGTCAGCTACTTCCTGTGAGGAGACAAGAGACGATAAGGTTTCTGAGGCTTATGCTCAAGAAAGGGAAGGCGGGTGAGGCTGTTGATGTTGGGGGCGAACTTCTAAGACTCTCGAATAACGTTGTGTCGAGGATGATTATGAGCCAAACGTGTTCTGAAGATGACAGTGAAGCTGAAGAGGTGAGGAAGTTGGTGCAAGACACTGTTCTTCTCACGGGGAAGTTTAACGTGTCGGATTTCGTTTGGTTCTTTAAGAACTGGGACGTGCAGGGGTTCGGGAAGAGACTGAAGGAAATTCGGGACAGGTTTGACACCATGATGGAGAGGGTGATCAAGGAGCATCAagaggaaagaaagaagagaaaggaagTGGGAAGTGGAAGAGATGATGATCATATCAAGGATCTACTTGATGTGTTATTGGACGTACATGAAGATGAGAACTCTGACATAAAATTGACAAAAGAGAACATAAAGGCCTTCATCTTG GACGTATTTATGGCAGGAACAGACACTGCGGCCTTGACAATCGTATGGGCTCTGGCTGAGTTGATCAACCACCCAGATGTGATGGAGAGAGCAAGGCAAGAGATTGATGGTGTGATTGGAAGTGGTAGATTAGTAGAAGAATCAGACTTTGTCAACCTTCCTTACCTACAAGCTATAGTCAAAGAAACGCTGAGGATTCACCCCACAGGTCCATTGATTGTTAGAGAATCGTCTGAAAGCTGCAATATCTGGGGCTATGAGATTCCACCAAAGACTCAGTTGTTTGTTAATGTGTGGGCTATTGGTAGGGATCCCAACCACTGGGAGAACCCACTTGAGTTTAGACCAGAGAGGTTTCTTAGTGAAGAGGGAAGTGGTAAGAGCCCGTTAGATGTGAGGGGACAGTATTTTCATCTGATTCCGTTTGGGAGTGGAAGACGAGGTTGTCCTGGAACCTCACTGGCTTTGCAGGTTGTACAGACTAACCTTGCTGCTATGATTCAGTGCTTTCGATGGAAGGTTaaaggagaaaatgagagtGTTGACATGGAAGAGAAACCTGGGTTAACTCTTTCAAGGGCTCATCCATTGCTTTGTGTTCCCGTGCCTAGGCTTAATCCTTTTCCTCCCCTGTCATACTCATCACCATAA
- the LOC106757394 gene encoding 3,9-dihydroxypterocarpan 6A-monooxygenase, which yields MDEAGATFLSYFISFSLAFLVLTLLFKSLGTLRTKNGSVRPPPTPPSLPIIGHLHLVGSVVPKSFQVLARQYGPLIQLHLGASTCVVVSNAQVAKEVMKTHDLNFCNRPQFGSANNFLYKGSSFVTVPYGPYWRFIKKLCVTQLLSTTQLGRFRHIREQEIHKLLKSLAECSSEGRDTDLSRELTGLTNNILCRMAMSTTCLDNVDAEDILGLVREFMHLGAKLSMGEVLGPLGKFDLFGYGKKLARVVGKFDRVLERILEEHEVENSERGDMMDILLRVHKDPNAEMRLKRNDIKAFFLDIFLAGTDTSSTASQWAMAEIMNNPGVLRKVRAEIDAVVGSSRLVTESDLPDLRYLQAVVKEVLRLHPTAPFALRQSAEDCTINGYGIKGQTRTLINVYAIMRDPEAWVNPEEFIPERFLEDSDGMKGGAEGITTMNGGDFRYLPFGSGRRGCPGSSLALTVIQVTVASLIQCFEWKTKGGERVCLEEGSSFSTGLAKPLVCYPVTRFTPF from the exons ATGGATGAAGCTGGTGCTACCTTTTTGAGTTACTTCATCTCGTTCTCCTTAGCCTTCCTTGTTTTGACTCTACTTTTCAAGTCCCTTGGCACTTTAAGAACCAAAAATGGCAGTGTTCGACCTCCACCAACTCCACCGTCACTTCCCATCATCGGCCATCTCCACCTCGTGGGTTCTGTCGTACCAAAATCATTCCAAGTTCTGGCTCGTCAATATGGCCCTCTCATTCAGCTCCATTTAGGTGCCTCAACATGTGTAGTTGTCTCCAACGCCCAAGTCGCCAAAGAAGTGATGAAAACTCATGACCTCAATTTCTGCAACCGACCCCAGTTTGGATCCGCAAACAACTTCTTATACAAAGGTTCTAGTTTCGTCACTGTCCCATATGGCCCTTATTGGCGCTTCATCAAGAAGCTTTGCGTTACTCAACTTCTCTCCACCACGCAGCTTGGGCGCTTCCGGCACATCCGAGAGCAGGAGATACATAAGCTCTTGAAATCTCTTGCTGAGTGTTCCTCCGAAGGAAGGGACACGGATTTGAGCCGTGAACTCACTGGTTTGACCAACAACATCCTGTGTCGGATGGCCATGAGTACTACCTGTTTGGACAACGTTGATGCCGAGGATATTCTTGGCCTGGTGAGGGAGTTCATGCACTTGGGAGCTAAGTTGAGCATGGGTGAAGTGTTGGGACCGTTGGGAAAGTTTGACTTGTTTGGGTATGGGAAGAAGCTTGCTAGAGTAGTTGGCAAATTCGATCGGGTTTTGGAGCGCATCTTAGAGGAACACGAAGTGGAAAACTCTGAAAGAGGAGACATGATGGATATTCTACTGCGAGTCCACAAAGACCCGAATGCTGAAATGAGGTTAAAAAGGAATGATATCAAGGCCTTCTTCCTA GATATTTTCCTAGCGGGAACAGACACGTCTTCAACAGCGTCCCAATGGGCCATGGCAGAAATCATGAACAACCCAGGAGTGTTGAGGAAGGTGAGGGCAGAGATTGATGCAGTGGTGGGTTCTAGCAGGTTGGTCACTGAATCAGACCTTCCAGATCTTCGTTATCTCCAAGCTGTTGTGAAGGAAGTTCTAAGACTCCACCCAACAGCACCGTTTGCTCTTAGACAATCAGCAGAGGACTGCACCATCAATGGGTATGGTATAAAGGGCCAGACACGGACACTGATCAATGTGTACGCCATCATGCGGGACCCAGAAGCGTGGGTCAACCCAGAGGAGTTTATACCAGAAAGGTTCTTGGAAGACAGTGATGGGATGAAGGGTGGAGCTGAAGGCATAACTACAATGAACGGTGGTGATTTCAGGTACCTTCCATTTGGGTCTGGGAGGAGGGGTTGCCCTGGATCTTCCCTTGCCTTAACTGTCATACAAGTGACAGTTGCATCGCTGATCCAATGTTTTGAATGGAAGACGAAAGGGGGAGAAAGGGTTTGTTTAGAAGAAGGTTCATCATTTTCTACAGGATTGGCAAAGCCACTTGTTTGTTATCCTGTTACTCGTTTCACTCCTTTTTAA